One Lentibacillus cibarius DNA window includes the following coding sequences:
- the codY gene encoding GTP-sensing pleiotropic transcriptional regulator CodY, which translates to MELLDRARKINAMLQKTTGKSVNFNDMSATLRDVITGNVFIVSRRGKLLGYAINQEIENERMKSMLEERQFPEGYTQGLFNFTETTANLDIDSPYTAFPEENRELFKNGLTTIVPIIGGGERLGTLVLSRLSDSFGDDDLLLAEYGATVVGMEILHEKSEEIELEARSKAVVQMAISSLSYSELEAIDHIFEELNGNEGLLVASKIADRVGITRSVIVNALRKLESAGVIESRSLGMKGTYIKVLNDKFLVELEKLRSR; encoded by the coding sequence ATGGAACTTTTAGACCGCGCAAGAAAAATTAATGCAATGCTTCAAAAAACAACCGGAAAGTCTGTGAATTTCAATGACATGTCTGCAACCCTTAGAGATGTTATTACTGGAAATGTGTTTATTGTCAGCAGACGCGGGAAATTGCTTGGATATGCAATTAACCAGGAGATTGAAAATGAACGCATGAAGTCAATGCTTGAGGAAAGGCAATTCCCGGAAGGATATACACAAGGGTTATTCAATTTCACAGAAACTACTGCTAACTTGGATATTGACAGCCCCTATACAGCATTTCCTGAAGAAAACCGTGAATTGTTCAAAAACGGACTGACAACCATTGTGCCGATTATCGGCGGTGGTGAGCGACTAGGAACGTTAGTGCTGAGTAGGCTATCGGACAGCTTTGGTGATGATGATCTGCTTCTCGCTGAATACGGTGCAACCGTTGTGGGTATGGAAATTCTGCATGAAAAATCGGAGGAAATTGAACTGGAAGCAAGAAGTAAAGCTGTTGTCCAAATGGCGATCAGTTCCCTGTCATATAGTGAATTAGAGGCAATCGATCATATTTTTGAAGAATTGAATGGCAATGAAGGGCTGCTTGTCGCAAGTAAAATTGCCGACAGAGTAGGTATCACCAGATCTGTTATCGTCAACGCCTTAAGAAAACTTGAAAGCGCAGGGGTCATTGAATCACGCTCCCTCGGTATGAAAGGTACGTATATTAAGGTATTGAATGATAAGTTTCTTGTTGAGCTGGAAAAGCTTCGTTCAAGATAA
- the flgC gene encoding flagellar basal body rod protein FlgC, whose product MSVFHAINTSGSALTAQRLRMDVVSSNIANAQTTRASVNENGDYEPYRRKMVVMEPKGESFQSFLQQATHSAASSSQGVKVSEITEDQTPFKTVYNPNHPDANEAGYVHMPNVDPLKEMVDLMSTTRSYEANITSLNASKNMLMKALEIGK is encoded by the coding sequence ATGTCGGTATTCCATGCTATTAACACGAGTGGCAGTGCTTTGACTGCGCAGCGCCTACGAATGGATGTCGTTTCGTCTAATATCGCCAATGCACAAACAACAAGAGCTTCCGTGAACGAAAATGGTGATTACGAACCATATAGGAGAAAAATGGTTGTTATGGAGCCAAAAGGTGAAAGTTTTCAGTCTTTCCTTCAACAAGCTACTCATTCAGCAGCAAGTTCAAGTCAAGGGGTGAAAGTATCTGAAATAACGGAAGACCAAACGCCTTTTAAAACTGTCTATAATCCGAATCATCCGGACGCGAATGAGGCTGGTTATGTACATATGCCAAATGTTGATCCGTTGAAAGAAATGGTTGACTTAATGAGTACAACAAGATCATATGAAGCGAATATCACTTCATTAAACGCGAGTAAAAATATGCTAATGAAAGCGTTGGAAATTGGTAAATAA
- the fliJ gene encoding flagellar export protein FliJ codes for MAETVTLSKILHIRENEKQNAQQSYKTAVDVFETTATQLYHLLRTKEEAEHSYDSYMQETAPIDRIREQAVYMERLNRQIMALQQELQTARNEMEQKQQWLNDAYVEVKKFEKIIEHRDEQTKERMKKYENTSMDEISIQQYVNRKPGE; via the coding sequence ATGGCTGAGACAGTTACATTATCCAAGATTTTACATATACGCGAAAATGAGAAACAAAATGCCCAACAATCTTATAAGACAGCCGTGGACGTTTTTGAGACAACAGCAACACAGCTATACCACTTGCTTCGAACAAAAGAGGAAGCGGAACACTCTTATGACAGCTATATGCAGGAGACGGCGCCAATTGACAGGATAAGGGAACAGGCTGTTTACATGGAGCGATTGAATAGACAGATTATGGCACTACAACAAGAACTCCAAACAGCACGAAATGAAATGGAACAGAAACAACAATGGCTTAACGACGCGTATGTAGAAGTGAAAAAGTTCGAGAAGATTATTGAACACCGCGATGAACAAACGAAGGAACGCATGAAAAAGTATGAAAATACATCAATGGATGAAATATCAATTCAACAGTATGTAAACCGGAAACCAGGTGAATGA
- the xerC gene encoding tyrosine recombinase XerC, which yields MDQLTASSKAFMEYLQIEKNASPYTITYYADDLESFFQFLHQESVDDLQNVDYKVIRSFLTALYNKKLGRRSVSRKISSLKSFFRFLERDNQVSGNPFLHVTLPRAEKPIPGFLYMEELEKLFEVSDLSDPIGQRNQAIIETLYATGIRVSECQRMQLFDIDFTIGTMFIKGKGSKERYIPFGRFAEVALENYINDGRNKLQQKATSPTNAVFLNNRGGALTARGIRVILNKMVENAALTVNVYPHKLRHTFATHMLNEGADLRTVQELLGHENLASTQIYTHVTKDRLRSVYMNSHPRATD from the coding sequence GTGGACCAATTAACTGCATCAAGCAAGGCATTCATGGAATATCTTCAAATTGAAAAAAATGCTTCGCCCTATACCATTACGTATTATGCCGATGATTTAGAGTCTTTTTTTCAATTCTTGCATCAAGAGAGTGTTGATGACCTTCAAAATGTTGATTACAAAGTTATCCGGTCGTTTTTGACTGCTTTGTATAACAAAAAATTAGGGAGAAGATCTGTATCCCGTAAAATTTCCAGCCTGAAGAGTTTTTTCAGGTTTCTTGAGCGGGATAACCAAGTGAGTGGCAATCCATTTCTCCACGTGACCCTTCCGAGGGCGGAGAAGCCAATTCCGGGGTTTCTATATATGGAAGAACTTGAAAAGCTTTTCGAGGTAAGTGATTTATCCGATCCGATAGGACAGCGAAACCAAGCTATCATTGAAACGCTTTATGCGACTGGCATTCGCGTCAGTGAATGTCAGCGAATGCAGCTGTTTGATATTGACTTTACTATCGGTACCATGTTTATAAAGGGAAAAGGAAGTAAGGAACGGTATATCCCATTTGGTCGTTTTGCAGAAGTCGCATTAGAAAATTACATAAATGATGGCAGGAATAAATTGCAGCAAAAGGCTACGTCACCGACAAATGCTGTCTTTTTGAATAACAGGGGCGGTGCGCTGACAGCCCGGGGTATACGGGTTATTCTGAATAAAATGGTTGAAAATGCTGCTTTGACAGTCAATGTGTATCCGCATAAATTGCGGCATACATTTGCGACCCATATGTTAAACGAAGGTGCTGACCTCCGGACGGTACAGGAATTGCTTGGACACGAAAATCTAGCGTCCACGCAAATTTATACACATGTGACTAAAGATCGCCTGCGCAGCGTATATATGAATAGCCATCCGCGGGCAACTGATTAA
- the fliF gene encoding flagellar basal-body MS-ring/collar protein FliF, translating into MKEKLLKTKDTAASFWTARTKGQKGIFIGSAGIAVVLIAAIIFFAANSKFVPLYNDLSLQEVSQIKAELDSRGVPYELENNGTTVTVPEANVDGLLVDLAGQGIPDSGSIDYSYFSENASWGITDNEFNMIKLDAMQNELANMIKGVKGINDARVMINMPEKPVFVSDSAQEASASIVINTQPGHEFKGNEIESLHHLVSKAVPNLKEDNIAIMNQYFEYFDEETAKGAAQQDTYAYQQRVKKDIERDVKRRLQQMLGAMVGMENVIVSVTADVDFTKENRVEKLVKPVDVENMKGLPVSIESVQETYEGNPPPGGTPGPTDEDTNYQSPDKGGDGEYERTKETINNEYNRVRKEIVESPYKIRDLGIQVAVDEAKGKQDDEVQYLTAQEQDTVEAGIASILNSIISTSVDGEYGEVQPQEKTSIVFQEFSETVGTPKPPVPTIPYWIYITGAALLVIIILLISMLLRRRKGKEETETVTETETPDVETALPGMDDVEESASQQRKKQLEKMARDNPEDFAKLLRSWIADD; encoded by the coding sequence ATGAAGGAAAAACTACTGAAAACAAAAGATACGGCAGCCTCTTTTTGGACTGCACGCACGAAAGGTCAAAAAGGAATTTTTATTGGCTCTGCCGGAATCGCTGTTGTTCTGATTGCTGCCATTATATTTTTTGCCGCTAATTCGAAATTTGTTCCTTTGTATAACGATTTGTCACTGCAGGAAGTCAGTCAAATCAAGGCTGAGCTTGATTCCAGAGGTGTTCCGTACGAATTGGAAAACAATGGAACTACGGTAACAGTGCCAGAAGCCAATGTTGATGGTTTACTTGTCGATCTTGCTGGACAGGGTATTCCGGACAGTGGCAGCATCGATTATTCGTACTTTAGTGAAAATGCGTCCTGGGGAATAACGGATAATGAATTCAATATGATTAAACTCGATGCAATGCAAAACGAGTTAGCGAACATGATTAAAGGGGTTAAGGGCATTAATGATGCAAGAGTGATGATTAATATGCCCGAAAAACCAGTTTTTGTTAGCGACTCAGCACAAGAAGCAAGTGCATCGATTGTGATTAATACACAACCCGGCCACGAATTCAAAGGGAATGAAATCGAATCACTACACCATTTAGTGTCAAAAGCAGTGCCAAACCTAAAAGAAGATAATATTGCTATTATGAATCAGTATTTCGAGTATTTTGATGAAGAAACAGCAAAAGGAGCCGCACAGCAAGATACATACGCGTATCAGCAAAGAGTAAAAAAAGATATTGAACGTGACGTAAAACGGCGACTGCAGCAAATGCTTGGTGCAATGGTCGGCATGGAAAATGTCATTGTCTCGGTTACAGCTGATGTTGACTTTACGAAAGAAAACCGGGTTGAAAAACTAGTCAAACCAGTAGATGTGGAAAACATGAAAGGTTTGCCTGTCAGTATTGAAAGTGTACAGGAAACGTATGAAGGAAACCCGCCACCTGGTGGAACCCCCGGACCTACTGATGAGGACACTAATTATCAGAGTCCTGATAAGGGCGGAGACGGTGAGTATGAACGAACTAAAGAAACGATTAACAACGAGTATAACCGTGTCCGTAAAGAAATCGTTGAAAGCCCGTATAAGATCCGTGACTTGGGGATTCAGGTAGCAGTCGATGAAGCAAAAGGTAAACAGGATGATGAGGTTCAGTACTTGACAGCCCAGGAGCAGGATACCGTGGAAGCTGGTATAGCGTCGATTTTAAATTCCATCATCAGTACATCTGTTGATGGTGAATACGGGGAAGTTCAGCCTCAAGAAAAAACGTCCATCGTTTTCCAGGAGTTCAGTGAAACGGTAGGAACACCAAAACCACCGGTACCCACAATACCATATTGGATATATATAACCGGGGCGGCGTTGCTGGTGATCATTATTTTACTTATCAGTATGCTACTGCGGCGACGGAAAGGGAAAGAAGAAACAGAAACGGTTACTGAAACGGAGACTCCTGATGTCGAAACAGCGTTACCGGGCATGGATGATGTCGAAGAATCTGCGTCACAACAACGTAAGAAGCAATTGGAAAAAATGGCCAGAGACAACCCTGAGGATTTTGCGAAACTACTCAGAAGCTGGATTGCTGATGATTAA
- the fliE gene encoding flagellar hook-basal body complex protein FliE, which translates to MQSFVNGINTRPVLSDSSQMKSPVSSHEAQSNFANTLQSAIEHVNDTQVASDKKTEALAKGQINDLHDVMITAQKASISLETSVQVQRKVIDAYNEIMRMQI; encoded by the coding sequence ATGCAGTCTTTTGTAAATGGAATCAACACCCGGCCAGTCCTGTCTGATTCCAGCCAAATGAAATCACCAGTGTCATCGCACGAAGCACAAAGCAATTTTGCCAATACACTCCAGTCAGCAATTGAGCATGTTAATGATACGCAAGTTGCTTCTGATAAAAAGACGGAGGCGCTGGCTAAGGGCCAGATAAATGATTTGCATGACGTCATGATTACAGCGCAAAAAGCAAGTATTTCACTGGAAACTTCTGTCCAAGTCCAGCGCAAAGTCATTGACGCTTATAATGAAATCATGCGAATGCAAATTTGA
- the fliH gene encoding flagellar assembly protein FliH, producing the protein MSSIYRGQTLLSEKKQIKLRPLTCNKQHDTEANQAKTEKQKMINDEITRAQNELEQIKKQQSELLQQTNAEIEAAKSEWEAERQQYMEQAHQEGFAQGFEQGKQEGLEQYRLLVEQANNTVSLATNDYHAVIAQSEEAILELAIQCAEKIIHQKLNDNPEAFLSIVRETVNELKDHSEIAIYVHPENFEMVTRQKDEFTNIFENDRKITVYADEELDEYSCLIEHSFGQIEAGIDTQLQQLRETLHEISLEQGGE; encoded by the coding sequence TTGTCTAGTATCTATCGTGGCCAAACCCTTTTATCAGAGAAAAAACAGATTAAACTAAGACCGCTCACATGCAATAAGCAACATGATACGGAAGCCAATCAGGCAAAGACAGAAAAACAAAAAATGATAAATGATGAAATCACAAGGGCGCAAAATGAGTTAGAGCAAATAAAAAAGCAACAATCCGAGCTTTTGCAACAGACAAATGCGGAAATTGAAGCGGCAAAATCTGAATGGGAAGCTGAAAGACAGCAATACATGGAACAGGCGCACCAAGAAGGTTTCGCACAGGGATTTGAACAGGGTAAGCAAGAGGGACTTGAACAATACAGGCTTTTAGTGGAACAGGCTAATAACACTGTTTCCTTGGCAACAAATGATTATCATGCGGTGATTGCGCAAAGCGAAGAAGCGATTTTGGAACTGGCAATCCAATGCGCAGAAAAAATTATACACCAGAAACTCAATGATAACCCGGAAGCATTTCTTTCGATTGTTCGAGAAACCGTGAATGAATTGAAGGATCATTCGGAGATAGCTATTTACGTACACCCGGAGAATTTTGAAATGGTAACAAGGCAAAAGGATGAGTTTACAAACATATTTGAAAATGACCGGAAAATTACCGTTTATGCCGACGAGGAATTAGATGAATACAGTTGTCTTATTGAACATTCCTTTGGTCAAATAGAAGCCGGTATTGATACGCAATTGCAGCAGCTGCGTGAAACATTGCACGAAATCAGTCTGGAGCAAGGTGGTGAATGA
- the flgB gene encoding flagellar basal body rod protein FlgB yields MNLFSGTIQTLEGSLDFASAKNRVISNNIANVDTPGYKTKDVTFKRVFDEELNVSFQAKQTQPRHIPFSQENPQQPFQIVTKQNTTYNHNGNNVDIDKEMTELAKNQIYYQSLVDRLNGKFNNLQTVIKGGR; encoded by the coding sequence ATGAATCTTTTTAGTGGCACCATCCAAACGCTAGAAGGGTCACTTGATTTTGCTTCCGCTAAAAATCGGGTTATCTCAAATAATATTGCAAATGTCGACACGCCGGGATATAAAACAAAGGATGTTACATTTAAGCGTGTTTTCGATGAGGAATTAAACGTGTCTTTTCAGGCAAAGCAAACACAACCACGCCACATTCCCTTTAGTCAGGAAAATCCACAGCAGCCATTCCAAATCGTTACCAAACAAAACACAACATATAACCATAATGGCAACAATGTTGATATTGATAAAGAAATGACAGAGCTTGCGAAGAACCAAATCTATTACCAAAGTCTAGTAGATCGGTTAAATGGTAAATTCAACAATCTGCAGACTGTCATCAAAGGAGGAAGATAA
- the fliG gene encoding flagellar motor switch protein FliG, with amino-acid sequence MARQGTLTGKQKAAILLISLGPDVSAQVYKHLTEEEIEKLSLEISSVKKVEADMKEDVLEQFHQIALAQDYISQGGIGYAKTVLEKAFGDQEANNIIDRLTASLQVRPFDFARKADPQQVLNFIQNEHPQTIALVLSHLNPEQSGQILSELPQEMQAEVAKRIATMDSTSPEIISQVEQVLEQKLSSSVTEDYTQAGGIQSVVEVLNGVDRSTEKTILDALEIQDPELAEEIKKRMFVFEDIVVLDNRAIQRVIREVDNEDLRLSLKVASDEVKDIVFKNMSQRMAETFKEEMEYMGPVRLRDVEEAQTRIVGSIRHLEEVGEIVIARGGGDDIIV; translated from the coding sequence ATGGCGCGACAGGGAACGCTAACCGGAAAACAAAAAGCGGCAATTCTATTAATCTCTCTTGGACCTGATGTGTCTGCCCAAGTGTATAAACATTTAACAGAGGAGGAAATAGAAAAATTAAGCCTAGAAATTTCATCAGTTAAAAAGGTTGAAGCGGATATGAAAGAGGATGTGCTTGAGCAGTTCCATCAGATTGCGTTGGCACAAGACTATATTTCCCAAGGCGGAATTGGCTACGCTAAAACCGTGCTGGAAAAAGCCTTCGGTGACCAAGAGGCTAACAATATCATTGATCGGCTTACCGCATCACTACAGGTGCGTCCATTTGACTTTGCTCGAAAGGCAGACCCGCAGCAGGTGCTTAATTTTATCCAGAATGAGCATCCACAAACTATTGCACTAGTCTTATCACACCTTAATCCTGAACAGTCGGGTCAGATTTTGTCGGAATTGCCGCAAGAGATGCAAGCAGAAGTCGCCAAACGGATTGCCACAATGGATTCGACATCACCGGAGATTATTAGCCAGGTGGAGCAGGTGCTCGAACAAAAATTGTCATCATCGGTAACAGAAGACTATACACAGGCCGGTGGTATTCAGTCTGTCGTAGAGGTGCTGAATGGAGTGGATCGGAGTACGGAGAAAACGATTCTGGATGCGCTTGAAATACAGGATCCTGAACTGGCAGAGGAAATCAAAAAACGAATGTTTGTGTTCGAGGATATTGTTGTTCTTGATAATCGTGCCATCCAACGAGTTATCAGAGAAGTCGACAATGAAGATTTGCGCTTGTCTCTGAAAGTTGCCAGCGATGAAGTGAAGGATATCGTCTTTAAAAACATGTCTCAGCGAATGGCAGAAACGTTTAAGGAAGAAATGGAGTATATGGGACCTGTTCGCTTGCGTGACGTGGAAGAAGCACAGACAAGAATAGTTGGTTCCATTCGCCATCTTGAAGAAGTCGGCGAAATTGTGATTGCTCGCGGTGGAGGTGATGACATCATTGTCTAG
- the hslV gene encoding ATP-dependent protease subunit HslV, with product MTAEMHATTIFAVRHNGQCAMSGDGQVTLGNATIMKHKAKKVRTLYNGQVLAGFAGSVADAFTLFEKFEGKLESFDGNLARSAVELAKEWRSDKVLRKLEAMLIVMNKDKMFLVSGTGEVIESDDGILAIGSGGNFALSAGRALVRHSSDMSARDIARSALEIAGEICVYTNNQITLEVLD from the coding sequence GTGACAGCTGAAATGCATGCAACGACAATATTTGCTGTCAGGCATAATGGACAATGTGCCATGAGTGGGGATGGTCAGGTAACCCTTGGAAATGCGACCATCATGAAACACAAGGCTAAAAAAGTTCGTACATTATATAATGGTCAGGTTCTGGCGGGATTTGCCGGATCTGTGGCAGATGCATTTACACTATTTGAGAAATTTGAAGGCAAACTTGAATCATTTGACGGCAATCTTGCCAGATCAGCTGTTGAGCTAGCAAAAGAATGGCGCAGTGATAAAGTTCTTCGCAAATTGGAAGCAATGCTTATTGTCATGAACAAGGATAAAATGTTCCTTGTTTCCGGGACCGGTGAGGTCATTGAGTCAGATGATGGCATTCTTGCAATCGGCTCTGGCGGAAACTTTGCGCTTAGTGCCGGCAGGGCCTTGGTCAGACACTCTAGTGATATGTCAGCACGAGACATCGCCAGGTCTGCTTTAGAGATTGCCGGAGAAATTTGTGTCTACACGAATAATCAGATAACCTTAGAGGTTCTTGATTAG
- the hslU gene encoding HslU--HslV peptidase ATPase subunit — MGVHYTPKQIVEKLDQYIIGQPEAKKSVAVALRNRYRRMKLDDKLKEEIVPKNILMIGPTGVGKTEIARRLASMVNAPFAKVEATKFTEVGYVGRDVESMVRDLVEMALRMVKEEKMEEVKDKAGEEANKKLVQLLVPQAKKQNNVKNPFEMLFSAQNDDENDNHSSTNDEEIRNKRKRVEHQLALGELEDQQVTIEVDEQQPSMFDMLQGSGMEQMGMNMQDALGQFMPKKKKKRTLPVSEARKVLTQQEAQKLVDMEEAAEEAINRAEQTGILFIDEIDKVAGKQENSANVSREGVQRDILPIVEGSTIVTKHGPVKTDHMLFIAAGAFHTAKPSDLIPELQGRFPIRVELEKLAVDDFKRILKEPSNALLKQYSALLKTEGINVVFTDQAVNRLAEIAYQVNQETDNIGARRLHTILEKLLEDLSFEAPDVNMETIEITDSYVDKKLSNIVKDKDLSQFIL, encoded by the coding sequence ATGGGAGTTCATTATACCCCGAAACAAATAGTCGAAAAGCTGGATCAATATATTATAGGTCAGCCGGAAGCTAAAAAATCGGTAGCCGTAGCTTTGCGGAACAGGTACCGTCGTATGAAGTTAGATGACAAACTGAAAGAAGAAATCGTACCGAAAAATATTTTGATGATCGGTCCGACTGGGGTAGGTAAAACAGAGATTGCCCGACGGCTTGCGAGTATGGTCAACGCTCCCTTTGCAAAAGTGGAAGCGACGAAGTTTACCGAGGTAGGCTATGTAGGCCGTGACGTGGAATCAATGGTTCGTGACCTTGTGGAAATGGCTTTACGTATGGTTAAGGAAGAGAAAATGGAAGAAGTGAAAGACAAAGCAGGCGAAGAAGCGAATAAAAAGCTGGTGCAGCTACTTGTACCACAGGCAAAAAAACAAAATAATGTGAAAAACCCGTTTGAAATGTTATTTTCTGCACAGAATGATGATGAAAATGACAATCATTCATCCACAAATGATGAGGAAATACGAAATAAACGGAAACGAGTGGAACATCAGCTGGCGTTGGGGGAATTGGAAGATCAGCAGGTGACCATTGAAGTCGACGAACAGCAGCCGTCTATGTTTGATATGCTGCAGGGGTCCGGGATGGAGCAAATGGGTATGAATATGCAGGATGCGCTAGGCCAGTTCATGCCGAAGAAAAAGAAAAAACGCACGCTCCCTGTTTCGGAGGCAAGAAAAGTGCTGACACAGCAGGAGGCCCAAAAGCTTGTCGATATGGAAGAGGCAGCTGAAGAAGCAATTAACAGGGCTGAACAGACCGGAATTCTGTTTATCGATGAAATTGACAAAGTTGCCGGTAAACAGGAAAATTCCGCAAACGTGTCTCGTGAAGGTGTACAGCGGGATATACTACCGATTGTCGAAGGATCAACCATTGTTACCAAACACGGTCCGGTAAAGACGGATCACATGCTGTTTATTGCAGCAGGAGCATTTCATACAGCAAAACCTTCTGATTTAATACCTGAACTACAAGGAAGATTTCCGATTCGGGTTGAACTTGAAAAGCTGGCTGTCGATGACTTCAAGCGAATACTGAAAGAACCGTCAAATGCGTTATTGAAACAATATTCGGCATTATTAAAAACAGAAGGTATAAATGTTGTGTTTACTGACCAAGCTGTAAATAGATTGGCAGAAATTGCTTATCAGGTAAACCAGGAAACAGACAATATTGGTGCGAGGCGGCTTCATACCATTCTAGAAAAATTACTGGAAGATTTATCGTTTGAGGCGCCCGATGTTAACATGGAAACAATTGAAATCACCGATAGTTATGTTGATAAAAAATTAAGTAACATTGTAAAAGATAAAGATCTAAGTCAATTTATTCTTTAA
- the fliI gene encoding flagellar protein export ATPase FliI, producing the protein MHVAKYIDTIQQTDTFKRYGKVLRAVGLMIESLGPEANIGEVCLIYNAVNNKRITAEVVGFSDERIVLMPYTEIAEIGPGCLVESTGKALTVKIGQGLIGKVVDSLGECLDGSRLPRGLARRLTEQSPPNPLARPPISEPFQVGIKSIDALLTVGKGQRVGIFAGSGVGKSTLLGMIARNSNADINVIALIGERGREVREFIDKDLGEEGLKKSIVVVSTSDQPALMRIKGAYTATAISEYFRDQGFQVNLMMDSVTRVAMAQREVGLATGEPPTTKGYTPSVFATLPKLLERTGASKDGSITAFYTVLVDGDDMNEPIADTVRGILDGHFVLDRKLAEQGHFPALNVLKSISRVMNNIASKEHLDAAKQVRNLMARYEENSELIQIGAYKRGTNQEIDKAITYNPKIQSFLRQDVHERNTLEASIAEMQQLVNGGV; encoded by the coding sequence ATGCATGTAGCAAAATACATTGACACCATACAGCAGACGGATACTTTTAAACGCTACGGAAAAGTGCTTCGTGCGGTGGGTCTTATGATTGAATCGCTCGGACCGGAAGCGAACATTGGTGAGGTATGCCTGATCTATAACGCTGTTAATAACAAGCGGATTACAGCGGAAGTAGTTGGTTTTAGTGATGAACGGATTGTCCTGATGCCATATACGGAGATTGCTGAAATCGGTCCGGGATGTTTAGTGGAATCAACCGGAAAGGCTTTAACGGTTAAAATTGGTCAAGGGTTGATTGGAAAAGTAGTAGATTCGCTTGGGGAATGTTTGGATGGATCGCGTCTTCCCAGAGGGTTGGCAAGACGTTTAACAGAACAGTCGCCGCCCAATCCGTTGGCACGCCCGCCAATTTCTGAACCGTTTCAAGTAGGTATTAAATCGATTGATGCACTTTTGACGGTAGGAAAGGGACAGCGGGTTGGCATTTTTGCTGGAAGTGGTGTCGGAAAAAGCACGTTACTCGGTATGATCGCCCGTAACAGTAACGCAGACATTAATGTGATTGCCCTGATAGGAGAGCGTGGCCGTGAAGTTCGGGAATTTATTGACAAAGATCTTGGGGAGGAAGGGCTAAAAAAATCAATCGTTGTCGTTTCTACTTCTGATCAGCCTGCTTTAATGCGAATTAAAGGTGCCTATACCGCAACTGCCATTAGCGAATACTTCAGAGATCAGGGCTTTCAGGTGAACTTAATGATGGATTCAGTGACACGGGTTGCGATGGCACAGCGTGAAGTCGGCTTGGCTACTGGGGAACCACCAACGACGAAAGGATATACGCCATCAGTATTTGCGACCCTTCCTAAATTGCTGGAACGGACGGGGGCGAGTAAGGATGGCAGCATTACCGCTTTTTATACTGTTCTTGTTGATGGTGACGATATGAATGAACCAATAGCTGACACGGTAAGGGGGATATTGGATGGCCACTTTGTCCTTGACCGTAAATTGGCCGAGCAAGGGCATTTTCCCGCGTTAAATGTCCTGAAATCGATTAGTAGAGTTATGAATAACATTGCAAGTAAAGAACACTTGGATGCAGCAAAACAAGTAAGGAACTTAATGGCTCGCTACGAAGAGAATAGCGAATTGATTCAAATAGGCGCTTATAAACGCGGAACGAACCAGGAAATTGACAAGGCGATTACCTATAATCCAAAAATCCAATCTTTTTTACGGCAAGATGTTCATGAACGCAATACCCTGGAAGCGTCAATCGCCGAAATGCAGCAGTTGGTTAATGGGGGAGTATGA